The sequence GGTCCTCTGTAAAATACTAAAACTTATAATATTATAACGCTTCATGTGTTGCACATTTCCATCTATTTCAAGAATGGTTGTATCACCCATCGTAGTTTCACCACGATAAACACCTGTGTAAGAATTATTTTTTGAATTTAACTGAACAGACATGCCTGGCTGTAAAAAATCTGCTTTAGATAAAATAATGTTTCCCAATTCTGACATTGTTGTTTTTCCAGTTGCTGGGTCAATTGCAATTCGTATGGTATCTCGCAAAGTAATTGTAGCATCATCTTCAGTGACAAAAATCCCCTGATAAATGCGATTGTTTTTAATTGATCGCATTGCTCGAGAATCAACTTGCAATGTAGACCCAGGGTCCAATTTCTCATGGTTTTCAGGTGCAGGAATAACGTCTTCAAGCCCACCCATTTTATCGACACAAGATGGCTTAACTTGACGCACATCTGTCATGGCTGAGGCAAATCCGCTAATCAAAACAAGCTTTGAAATTAGAATTGAAACAAGAATATTTCTGTTCATACATTATCTAAAAAGCAAATGATGTGCCGATAATTATAGAGGTTTAATCAAGACCTATTGTATCTGGTAATTGCACTTGAAGAAATTGCTAGAGAGTGCGTAAAAAATCGTCACTCTCTAGATCTCAAAAATGTCAGTTTACTGGGCAAGTGCGACTGGAAATTTTCGCCAATCGTTTATTAAACACTCGTATCCATACATCAACATTGCCATTAAATGGGGACACATGAATTCTTGCACCTTCGAAAAGATCGCGAATCTGTTGAGGCTTAAGGCTACTCAATAGGCGTGCTGCTAGTTTTCTGCCTTCCTCGCCAACTTCAATGTCTTTCCAACTTTCAGTCATGTTGCCTTTCATCTGAAGCATGCATGCACCAGTTTCAGACCAAATAGAGTGTTCTTCCCACCCCACCACATCAAGTTTAGAAAAACCTTTATGCATACCACGTGAACTACTGCCAAAAGTTGTTCCTGCATCGCTAATAAAGGCCACAGGATTTTTACAATAGCCATCATCCCGAATAGTCGAATCAGTACAAGTTAGCATTTGATTATCGTCTTTATTGTCAGCGTGGTTTAAAAAAACCGATACAATACGAAATGCATCCAATTCTGCTTTTGAGGCTCCCCCGCGAGATGCATCGATATTTGCTAATTCCGTATAACCCCAGCCGTCCTTTTTAGGGCTAATCATACGCTTACCTGGTAAGCGTCGCTCAATAGTTGCATATTGAAAATCGGTATACTTATCAAAACTTAAAAATTTACTATGATCTTTTGAATAACGACATCCAGGAGCATTGTTCAATTGAAATTGACAATGATCATCTTTGATTTGTTTTATCGGGCTATAAAATTTTGTATTCGCACTGTAGGGGTCTTTGGGACAACCAAAACAACGAATTGTTTTAACAATAAAGATACTATCAGTACCAAAACCTAGTGCGCTTAATAGTCGAGTAGCCATTGGTTCAGCACCTACTTCTGCGGTGGATTTTTTCTCTCTGTGATATTTAACTTTTATGACTTCGCCATTTGGTATTGCGCAAAGAAATTTTGGTGTTGCACCTGAGTATCGCTCATTGCTCACCCACTTACATGTAATCTCTGAATCATTTGTGAATTCATTTGGAGAGCCTTGTGTAACCCTCAAATTAACTGCACCAATTGGAGCTGGTTCACTCCAAACTTTAGCGCGAGTAAAAGCTTCGGCACGAAACTCTTCTTCACGGCCAGTTGGTAAAACCATTTTATCGTTTGGCCTACCAGACTGGTAAGTAGCTTGTGGTAATTGAGGTAACAATTGGGCAGATGCAAAAAAGCTTGTGAATGTAGTTACTACAATAATTAATAATTTCATCCCTTATCTGATTACCGCTGACAACTTGCTGATGAAATTACATCGCGTTTTGCTTTAAAAACCCTTAGCCATTCTTCAACATTATTATGAGCAGTGTTCTTAAATGGTAAGTTTGAGATATTAACTCCGTTAAAGAGATCTCGAATTTGACCATCAGAGAGGCTGTTAAGCAGTCTTGCCGCTAAATTACGCCCTTCTTCGCCAACAGTGACGTCTTTAAATGAGCCTGTTAAACTGTTTTTAAGATGAAGTGTGCAGGGACCGTCTTTAGACCACACCTGTGACTTTTCCCAGGCGGTAAGGTCAAATTTTGGATATGACATCGTTAAAAAGTTAAAACCGCCACCAAATGCGACACCAATATCAGCAACAAAAGCCACCGGAGCTTCGCATTCTTGACCATCCTTAATCTTCTTTAAGCAAACAAGTGAATGATTAGCGGCCTTATTATCAGAGTGAGTTAAAAAGGAAGCCATAATGCGAAATGCATCAACTTCAGCTACGGATGACCCAAGTTTGGGATCAATGCGATCGAGCTCATCCCAGCCCCAACCCTGATCTTCTTTGGATTCAATTTTTTTACCGGTTTTACGCTCTATTGCTACTTCGTAAAAATCATAAAATGGCTCATCAGAACGATAAACATACTGACCATTTTCTCGTATTCCATGAATCGCATAAAAATTATCGCGAACTTTTTTAATTTTATGTTGAGTAAGCAATGTTACAAAAACTGGATCTTTCGGACACCCAATACAACGAACTTTTTTAACAAGATACATTCTATCTGCTTCAAAACCCAGTGCACGCAATAGACGTGTACCCGCAGTTTCTGCATAAACTTCTGGGTTAAGGCCATTTTTTGTAGAATATTTTATTTTAAGTACGTCACCATTTTTTGTTTTACAGTAAAATTTTGCAGTTACACCAGAAACTTGCCTATAGGGCTGCCAATCACAAGTGATTTCATCATCAGCACGAAAACCATCATCACCTACCTCAGTTTTGCTTAAATCAGCTAGATGAATAGGAACTCGCGGTTCATTCCAAACTCGAGCACTTCGAAGGGCTTTTTCGCGTGCCTCAGGGGTTACTGTCGCAGCAGATGCAATTCCAGCAATGAGAAGTAAAAAAGAGAAAGCCATTAATTTCATAACTCAACCCCAGATAAAGGTTCACTTTGGACTGCTGGAAAACCCAGAATTTGAGTTCTTATAATAACGAATTTTAGAATTTAAACAAAGTACATTTCCCCTCGAAACATCTAGTGTTTTTACACACTCGTGTTTAAGAAATAGTCATACTGACTCACATATAAGCCTGAAACAATATTGCGCTCATCAAACCAACTTATTGATAATTATCAGAAGAAGATGTAATATAGCCGAACTAAACAAATAAAAAATCAACGTATCTGAACTAAAAAATTTGGAAATTTGATTTAAATATTTTTTCCGGAGTACTTATGAAAACGCAAACACGCGTTGAGCCTATTTCTTTGCCATTAATTTCGGTAAAGAAAAATTTTTGGCTGATATCAGGAAAACTGATTCCGCCATTACTTATGATTCCACGCAAAATGGATCGCTTAAGCAAATTTGCTTATTCATTAATGCGCCCAGTTTCATCTCAACGTAAAATTGGACCACATATGAAATCATTAACCGAAAGTGCGTGGCGCAATAAATACGAGCAATACAGACAAAATTAATTTGTCTGTATTGCAGTTTTTAATTTTTCTATTGTCTTGAAGCTGCGAGTTTTAAGGCCTCAAACGTATCTACAATTCCACCTGTTTCACTTAACTTTCGAAATAAAACCTTTAACGGTTCAGCAAGTGCTCCGGGAAGATTTACGATCAAATCAGGATACGTGCGAGCTGAATTTTTCAAAATAGCTTTTAACTCAAGTGCTGATAAATCAGGATATTGAGATAATACCAGAGCAGCAACGCCTGTCACACAAGGGGTTGCCATACTTGTCCCTGAGTAAGTCGCATAGAGCGAACCAACAACTGTTGATTTAAGATTCACACCAGGTGCAAAAATATCTACTGTACTTTGACCGTAATTCGTAAATACAGCTGGCAAATCCAGCCCTTTTTTCTCACTGTTAGCCCCTACATCTAAGAACGTAGAAATCTCTGCCCCAGATTGTGCCATAAACTTGTTTGGAAAATGAGGAAAGATATCTGTGTTCAAAGAACTATTCCCAGCAGCGTGAACAATTAAAACATTTTTTGCAGCTGCATAACGAAACGCTTCATCTACTTTTTCTTTATAAGGAGAATATGCTTTTCCAAAACTCATAGTTACAATGCGTGCGCCGTTATCAACAGCATATCGCACTGAATTGGCCACATCTTTGTCATACTCATCACCATTAGGCACGGCTCTAAGCACCATGATCTTAACATTTGTTGCGATGCCATTTATTCCAAGATTATTATTTCTAACTGCAGCAATGATTCCCGAGACGTGTGTGCCATGGTTAGCATCGCCAGCGAGTAAATCATTATTGCCATAGTTGCGATCATTAAAATCAGATGGGTCATCACCAATGATGACTTTTCGAGGGTCAAAATTTTCATTGTAGTAAACATTTAGTGCAGAATCAGCGCGAGCTATGAGTCGTAAAAGGCGCGCAACAGACACAACTTTTAATTTATCCATTGATGCCACAATTGCATCACGAGCAGCAATATCTCGAACTTCTACAACACTTAATTCTGACACTAATTTTAGTGTAAGATCTTTTAGCTCAACATTATTAAGAAGTGGCTTTAAAATTTCATAGCTAGCTTTTATAATTTTATATTCAGGCTCAAAGCGATCTTTACTTTCTTTAGCCACTTTTAGTTCTTCAGAAACTTCAGCGTCTAATTTCTGAAGATACTTAGTTTCAGATTCTGATAGTGTTAAACCTTGTGCTTCTCTTTGAGCTTTAAGTTTTTTCATGGCAACAAGTTCCCGTGTTACCTCAAGAGTTGTGTCGTCGATATTGATGGGTTTACGTGATTTGTCGTAACTTCCTAAGAAGTTCCATCCGTTCACATCATCAACAAAACCATTTTTGTCATCGTCAAGGCCGTTTCCCGGGACTTCATCTTCATTAACCCAAATTTGACCTTGAAGATCTTCGTGCTTCACATCAACACCACTGTCAATGACAGCAACGATGATAGGAGCGACGTCTGTTTTAAGATTAAAATCGACATAAGTACGATCGGCTTGTGTTCCTTCAACTAAATCTAAGTCTGGACTTTTAGTGAACCAATTCTCAACTTCACCTTCTTGGCCAAGCAAATCACCCTTGGCATTAATCGGAATATTTTCTTCTTTTTGTGTAGGACGATTTTTCGAACAACCAGCTGCCAAGATCGAGAGTACAAGCACGAGATGGATTAAGTTACTGTTTTTCATAAAGCCCCCCCCTTAGACAGAGATAGATATCCCGAAGATCCGCTTTTGGAAAGGTTATTAAGCTGGTGGCAAAATGTTATTTTGGATGCAAATTGTCACCACTGAGCAATAAGTCACATCAAAAGATTTTGAAGGGTTCAGATTCTTAGGTATTTTAATGCATGAATTCTAAAACAAAAAGAATCGATATTACCGTCATAGAAAAAAGACCACTGATAAACAATTTATCAGCAGTTGATTCGTAAAACGCTACTCGTTTCCCCATAGATCGCAGTGACAAATAAGAACAATTAGCTGCTAAAAAGAAAATTAGAATTGGAAACAACAAAAACTCATCCAAAACTGTGACTGAGCGTAATGTATCAACCTTAATAAAACTCATCAG is a genomic window of Oligoflexia bacterium containing:
- a CDS encoding S8 family peptidase, coding for MKNSNLIHLVLVLSILAAGCSKNRPTQKEENIPINAKGDLLGQEGEVENWFTKSPDLDLVEGTQADRTYVDFNLKTDVAPIIVAVIDSGVDVKHEDLQGQIWVNEDEVPGNGLDDDKNGFVDDVNGWNFLGSYDKSRKPINIDDTTLEVTRELVAMKKLKAQREAQGLTLSESETKYLQKLDAEVSEELKVAKESKDRFEPEYKIIKASYEILKPLLNNVELKDLTLKLVSELSVVEVRDIAARDAIVASMDKLKVVSVARLLRLIARADSALNVYYNENFDPRKVIIGDDPSDFNDRNYGNNDLLAGDANHGTHVSGIIAAVRNNNLGINGIATNVKIMVLRAVPNGDEYDKDVANSVRYAVDNGARIVTMSFGKAYSPYKEKVDEAFRYAAAKNVLIVHAAGNSSLNTDIFPHFPNKFMAQSGAEISTFLDVGANSEKKGLDLPAVFTNYGQSTVDIFAPGVNLKSTVVGSLYATYSGTSMATPCVTGVAALVLSQYPDLSALELKAILKNSARTYPDLIVNLPGALAEPLKVLFRKLSETGGIVDTFEALKLAASRQ